Below is a window of Camelina sativa cultivar DH55 chromosome 11, Cs, whole genome shotgun sequence DNA.
GTTTTGACCATctgaaaataattcaaaaacaaaaaaaacaaattgcattttaaaagaaaagactaGCCCAAAGAAACATGGAGGATCCATTCTCATTTTTATAACTAAATCTGGATGGATCATACACATAGTATCGATACATTCAAAACCATAGCTGTGAATTTTTAGCAACGAAAAGTTCAAACATGTGTTTCATTAATACAACCATGTCTTAGAGATGAATAATTTCATGAGAACACCTATATTATAGCTGAATGCAAGAAGGAGCTGGTCGAAGGTTTGGACCAATCGCAGTTCATCCCATTTTGCCTGCTTCTAATTGATGACCGGCTATATTATATAACTGGTTGATCTAAGTCTTTCATTCATTCGAATTTTGGTACTTCGGTTCAGTTCCATATTATAGCTAAAAACCTTGagctctttttattttattttaattatcgGTACTAATTCTGTTAAGTAAGGCTGAACTGATTGGTTTACCTAAGTCTAAAAAGTCGAATCTAAGAATTATATAGTGAATACATTATggttgttttggttttcaaaatcgCGTTTTGACTTTAGGACCGATTGGTAAGTACTCATCCCAAGTATTCCATTGGCAAGGCAGCTTGACTCGTCATTGGctttaaattttaatcacaCCGTTAGATTTTCTTCCAATCACCtggaaatgaaagaaaatatattccTCTATTTTGTGTCAAAATTTAAGAAAGATATAACAATAGCAATTTTTTCATTGGAGGCCAAACTTCTGAAGATTTTAGGCGATCATGCATCTTCAATTATGCAAagcaaaatgatccaaaaactcttattttACTCTAAAACGTCTCCAACCATGTtaatacttaattaaaaaaatgttcacTATATATAGATAAGATTTCATTCCCATTTAATCCACAATAGTATCACCacaattaatttatttcttcaacaacaacttcCATTTTCAGTATTGtacaaaattttatcattatcAGTATTACGATATTTTTCACTTTATTAGTCCATATAAATCAagcataaaaatcaaaagaaaaattgagcaaattaaaccataaattaaagataaacatataattttatgcTCAAAACAACAAATTCAATTTAATAGTAATCCAATTtaactattttatgtttttggtatTAGTGTTACATGATTTGCATAAAATTGCCAAAATATACTATATTTGGATGTATTAGTTTCAGATAGATGAATActatgttaattattttttgtttaaaataatgaatGAAATATTATTACATCAATTATCAATGACTAAGGCTGTTGTAATGTTTTCTAATTACAACtttattgttttgtcatattaaattaaacttatACAGTTATACTTTTGTAAGCGCATTGGTCaatttaaactctaatttttttttggagaatatTTACTCTAACAGAAGTAAAACTTAAACAATCTATATGCCTAAGATATTTTTGAGTATTATGATATTGGTTTCATAGTTAAAAATACTTGAAATTACATGAATCGGATTCATGTAACACTaataccaaaaacaaataaaatagtatcAGGTTCATTGACTGAACCCTCCATTGccaagtaaataaataaaaaaaacaaataaaatgttacgTAAATAAAGCAAAAATGTCATGGTAAAAGAGTATATGGGACACACCAATAACATTTCGTCTATAGTAAAAGAGTGTATGGGACTCAAAGCATAAAcgttataaaacaaaaatgtcattggCGACTACCGATAAAAATGTTCCAAAGCACACAAATAACATTTCGTTAATGAGATATGCAAAAATGTCATGGTAAAAGAGTGTATGGGACCCAAAGCATAAACGTTATGAGGGCAAGATTATTGGTGGTCTATTAATTTGGGATTGTTAAATACTGTTTGAGTAtttaatgaattaattgtgaatggttttgaatataaaaatcCTTGAGCTCTTAGGAAAAATTTAATCATCCAATAGTAGATTCTAATTTTGGGTTtcttattattgaaaatattattttttaaattaaaaaattgtaaatagaaTATAAGTGGTATCATAttacaaatagaaaatattgtatttttttaattttcaaacatacaaaatataataaaaacattaatacatattacaataaaagtgcaattcataaatagagagaatgattaattttaatactgatttgctccaaattttgcccaaatattctcaaccaaatcatcttgcaatcgtttatgtttttctcgATCACGAACATTCATTCGAATCTTGAGCATAGTTTCGACACATGAAGGTCTAGTTGTTGGAAGCGTGTAGTCAACTTCTGAAGCTCTATGTGACTGCAATTGTGCGAATTCAGTTTCATCAAACAGAGTGTACCCATCTCTTTCGtcttctactatcatattgtgcagtatgatacacgctctcattattttcccaATTTTTACCTTATCCCAAATAAGAGCCAGGTttttgactatggcaaatcgagcctgcaaaactccaaaaacacgctctacatctttacgcACTGCTTCTTGTTGTCTCGCAAATAAAGAGGCTTTTGGAGTTTGTGGTAGTGGAATATATTGGATAAAAGTagcccattttggataaataccatccgtcagatagtaagccaattTATACTCATGTCCGTTGACATTGTATTTAACTTTAGGAGCTCGACcatgcaaaatatcatcaaagactggagatcgatcaagaatattgatatcgtttaatgtacctggtGGTCCAAAGAAAGCATGCCAAATCCAGAGATCATACGAAGCCACCGCCTCTAAAACGATTGTGGGCTTTCCAGATCTGCGGGTgtattgacctttccatgcggtgggacaattcttccactcccaatgcatacaatcgatgcttcctatcatgccGGGAAATCCGCGAAAATCGCCAATGTCGAGTAGTCGTTGAAGATCTGCTGGTGTGGGTCTTCTcaagtactcatctccaaataaagTTATGACTGAATCTGTAAAATTCTCCAAGCATGATAGCGTCATGACTTCAGAAAGACGGAGGTATTCGTCAAACGCATCAGCTGCAgaaccatatgccatcatacaAATTGCTGCTGTACACTTTTGCAATGTAGACAAACCCAACCTTCCggtagcatctcttctttgttgaaagaaAGGAACTTCATTTACGAGTTTATCCACAATACGAATGAATAATGGCTTGTTCATTGTAAAACGGCGTCGGAACATGTTGGGTAGGTAAGTTGCATcctcactgaaataatcattccacaagtGCTCGTGACCGACTTCTCGATTTCTTTCAATGtaaactctcttttttcttggtttaggtGGTCGTTGTTGTTGAACCGGTGGAGCCATAAGATTTTGACAAACTTGGTTGCTGATTTGATCACatgtttgattaaaacattcatcaattatgtcatcaacatcattgtgggaagaagaagccatttgTAGAGAGTTTGGAAATAAAGGAAAAGTGCTTTGGTTTTTAGAATTTAGAGAAGGAGTTGTGTTTTCATTGGTTTGGTGTGAATATTTTGTGTGTTAGTTGTGGAAATATATAGGAAATTTTGTGGATAGGAAAACTATAAATATGTGGATAGGAAATATTGGATACAATTTGTGGTCTTAAATGATAAGAAAACATGTGGTAGAtgtacaaaaatacaaaagcacTTGTAAAAACATGTGGTGAAAgtacataattatacaaaagCACTTGTCATGGGGATGATATAAAATTCTTGACTGACTTCATACTTGATTCTTTCTGTTGGTGTCACGGGGATGATATAAAATTCTTGACCGACTTCATACTTGATTCCTTTTGTTGGTGTCACGGTTGTATGATTAAATTTCTTTCTGTTGGTGTCACGGTTGTATGATTAAATTTCCTTGTTCGACCTGCATTACAATGACAACATCCCAATTATCAAATGAATAACAAAACGATTCTTTAACATTCCAATTCTCAAACCATAACAAACACCAACCAACCGAGAGACACGCTCTAACTGAAACAAAGACATAGTTCACACCATTCGATTAATAAACAGAGCAATAAGAACTCGATTACAAAAGACACAAGGAACCATCCTAATTGCTTACATCCGAATACataaaacacaaacataattaataaaacacTTCATTCTTTAATATTCAATCTGATGACATCATGTCATCAATAAGCTTGTCCTTAAGAGCTTTTTCTGATTCAGTTAGTTCATCCTTTTTAGCAATCAGATTTTCAAGCATCACATGCTTGATATGCTCCTTCTTCATAGCAAACTCCTTCTCTTTCAACTCGAAGTCCTTCTGCTTCATCTCATACATCCTCGAGACACGCTCTAACTGAAACTCCAAGTAAGCTTTTccatcttcctccacatcaaTCGGTTGGGTGTTAGTGCTTTTTTTGGACTTTCCCTTGGCAGCTTTAACACCAGGAGGACAGGGCAATGGTTCATCCACATCAATCGGATGGTGTGCATCCTGTTCAGAAACCGGATCACTCACTCTTCCCCTTTTCACTCCATTACCTTTAATAGAAGTGGAGGCACACCATTTTTTATTGTATCTTAAGTCTCGCCATGCATGCTCCAAGTTAAACCGTGCTCCATGATCAGTGAAGTATATCTGATGTGCTAACTTCatcacatcatcttcattaTGCCCACTAGAATTCTCTCTCGTGGCAGCATCGTAACAGCCAACGAATTTGCACACCAATTCGTTTATCCTCCCCCACCTCTGCTTGCAATGACTCGCTTCTCTCTTTGGCCGTCCTACATCATTGGGACAGGATGCATAGTACTTTGCAATCTTTCCCCAAAAGGCACCTTGTCTTTGCTCATTTGATGTAACTGGATTCTTGCTCGTGTTGAGCCAAGCCGAGACAAGCATGATATCATCAGAAGGTAACCATGCATGCCTTGTCTTGAGAGGATGGAGCTTCAGATGGACTAGGTGAAGGACTGTATTTGAGGTTTTGGGTATCAAGCTGGCTTTGTAACAGATTTAAATAGCCAGAGGAGGGACGGTATGGATTCATGTAGTCTTCTGAATCCATATCAGAAATTTGTTTGGTGTATGTTAAAGGATGAAGGAGTTATGTGAGTTATGTTTAAGGAGaaggttttgtgttttgttgtattaTAAGTCTTTCAATTTATAAAGGTTTAGATGTAATTTACTTTCACAACTAgttggtttaaattttgaaattaagtgTTTACCTACACAACACCAACCAAACATTTAACATCTTCACAACCAACTaacacaaagcataaaacaatcaataaccaaacgtAATTATCACAACCAACAAGCAAAAACTTTAACATCAATGAGTGACTCGACTTATACCTACACTAACACCAcataaatgaagaaagaagaggataaATAGTTACCTTCCTCCATCTCCAAAAATGTAGCATCCATCCATACACatcattgctctgtttctctctccaCATCCATAAAACAGGATGGACACTCAATAAGCTGAAACAGTAGACGAAACAAGGGAGAAGTTATATCAACCAATCACTATAAGAGATCattcaaacaatatatatgaccAAATAGGACTATTGTTAATTGATCATTACCAACTGATGCATGCTCCATTCAAACAATAAATAAGATATCTCCTGAAGCTTTGTAAACTGTTTCCAACTTTTTAGCAAATTGGTCCAACGTTTCCTGCAGTCTAAATCCATTGCAACATACACAAGAAAAGTCAATATACCGATCACTCACAGTTTCATCAAAGCCTCAATCAAACTCAAAAGAGATATGCTTTTTTAAAACCTGTTGCTTTGCCGCAAaataataaccaaaaccaaaaagggTTTTCCCTTCTTCGAATCACCATCCAAGCATCTCAACAATCATTTAACCTGTTTCCAAATACAAATAAGAGATTAACAAAGTAAAAGCtaataactttctcaaaacaaaacacagagaaatcatttattctaaaaataccattttattttatgttcaaaaataccactaatatatatatatatatatattcccaaAATACCACTTTAGTTTTTTGTTCAAAACTaccactaatatatatatatatatatatatatatactttttccaaaaataccacacaATTGAActaagttttaatattaaaaataaatccctaaatcctaaacatcaaaccctaccttttatactttaattttaaaattgtcaacccaaactttaaaaaaaaaattatacattcttaaaaatcaaatttttgaaaaaaaaatatattaaaatgtagTATTTTCGAAAAAAATCTTAAAGCATCGTATTTTGAGGAATTCGTCTTctcattttcatctttattaGTATTATTGTAGGTTTTTTCCTTTAGTATATACATAATGCCATTttaaatacatgaaaaaatattaagttttatatatcaaagatttttataatatCCAATACTTTAGTACATACTTTCTtcaaatcattaattaattttgttatgtCTAATACGTGGCTAATtaatgaacaaaagaaaacaacagaaaacaaaagaagagagtcTAACGACTAACGAGATAATAGAAAAGTACACACGTATTCCTCGCGTCGTACGTTATTCTTATTCACATGCATAGTGGACGATTTGGGTAACCAATAAATTGAcactcccattttttttttgcatgtctTTCTAATTTTATTCACATCGGAAAGAATTATCAACGAGGTGTTAAAGTGGAGAAGAGGGAGACAATTAGGAACACTAAATTGTCACTGTTAGGCTCTCTCctcttaagttttatttttttggcaaaccaATTTCGTTTTCTCTATTTCTGTATTTGGGACCGTTACGTTGTTTCTTTGTTTCCGTGTGCAActtgagcttcttctcctttcaGCACCAATGTGTTGCTTGTTTGGTCTCCGGTTTATTTTTCCACGTTTTACGTTTTCAACATTTGTTGATTCTTATGGAGTTATAATTTTCAATCATCATTTGGATTCCCttcttaatgatttttttttttttttttttaaatatgagcACAAATCAATCCAAAAACCATTCTGAACCTACTAAAGAAAAGTATAAATGTTCAATCAAAATCAACTATCGATGACTTTGctttaacaaaattcaaattcttttatatagaactatttatttttgttaaaaggtcATGACATTGAcaccaaatgaaaaaaaataattacacaaAGACTAGTTTTGGAGCAAGAGATATAACTGAGCTAACACtataattaaagaataaaaaaatagtaaccCTTTTTCAATATTGCTagaattgattttttaaaatcatttttaatctCAAAATAACTATATTCGTTTTACCAACTTCAATTTGCTCTCAAAATttcaccagaaaaaaaaaaaaaaaggaaaaaaaatcaaacacgtAGACCTACGTCTCTAACAAGTAATCAAAACAATAGTGAAAAGAATCTTATGAAAACGCAAACGTGACTAAACTATAACAAGCCAAACAGTCCCTTAACTCATAGTAGTTTCGATTATATATAATACGAACACGAACCCAACAAGACTAACcgaataaccaaaaaaataaaataataaaacggTGCCGTGACGTGTCATCTTACTCCATCCCTTACTTTTGCTTCTTCCCCTTTACTTCCtttctaaattaataatcatttttgtcacaatcggaaaaaaaaaaaaaaaaaatctcaccgACGACGAAGACGATCATGGAGGTTTTAGCTACTTCCTCACCTCTAACGCTTCACTCACGCCGTctcccctcttcttcttcttcttcctcttcacatgTAACCTCCATCGCcgcttcttcactttcttctttcgCTTCCTCGTATCTCGGAATCTCCCTCTCCAACCGCACGATCCACCGCTTCTCCACCACTCCGACGAACTTCAGAAGATTTCCCGGTAGAAAACGGAAGAAATTCACCCCGATTTCGGCGGTTTTCGAACGGTTCACCGAACGAGCGATCAGAGCTATCATCTTCTCTCAGAAGGAAGCTAAATCGTTGGGGAAAGACATGGTTTACACTCAGCACCTTCTCTTAGGTCTGATC
It encodes the following:
- the LOC104728785 gene encoding glutathione S-transferase T3-like, which produces MLVSAWLNTSKNPVTSNEQRQGAFWGKIAKYYASCPNDVGRPKREASHCKQRWGRINELVCKFVGCYDAATRENSSGHNEDDVMKLAHQIYFTDHGARFNLEHAWRDLRYNKKWCASTSIKGNGVKRGRVSDPVSEQDAHHPIDVDEPLPCPPGVKAAKGKSKKSTNTQPIDVEEDGKAYLEFQLERVSRMYEMKQKDFELKEKEFAMKKEHIKHVMLENLIAKKDELTESEKALKDKLIDDMMSSD